A single window of Anopheles moucheti chromosome 2, idAnoMoucSN_F20_07, whole genome shotgun sequence DNA harbors:
- the LOC128305379 gene encoding arginine/serine-rich coiled-coil protein 2-like isoform X1, whose translation MDFLRNYEAADQEESEDMESNREQTASPTGSSSSSTSVESPKRRSGSGKPSARRNEQKYDDKDDNKAGHKPRKELNENSSSPDDRHGSRSSSRSSSTDGSESKSRSRSPSPKAARTKSIKNGADGTTKSGTPKASSANKDSKDRQSKSPPDHQRRTGSATLAGTGSSNSKIAVKANQKDRRKYSPPRQDASKRDRSTSRDRDRKYRDKGRDRTRDREREQRNRDRERDRERERDRDREREREKNRQKDRERNRDRERDRDRERDRSRERNRYDRGDRGAGRDSRGDYRDQRRGGNWSKSNDRDNSRRDTRGYDRKDDRRDKRSGRDYEKKDHRKNRRSNSRESRNRKRSSRTRDSRSRSRSRSRSCSKSSPSRASQQQTPSQASHAGGLLPTPTRFTQSTISPTKPPSLLPTPPASQSLLGAIPSTAGIPSLMSIPTIPPIGSLIPPAVAAKLNLSNDSKPGQVGLSPLASPAQDPAVQANLLLSRSALLRNNAKAAQLEKMGIDVLQQNQKAVDSVPLPSYYNPGVVNPVRYADQVQKRKLLWSHKTTESKEVSSNISKWEQAKFAQDTDGRVASKFLRLMGVKDSVPKAGEEQESPVPAGAPTSSSLSAKVSSSSGMAGTGASNGGKSTGDSIKKQEELFSTMEQQYEVARQVTHTMRGVGLGFSSQARQF comes from the exons ATGGACTTTCTACGTAACTACGAAGCGGCGGATCAGGAAGAATCGGAGGATATGGAATCGAATCGG GAACAGACCGCGTCACCGACTGGTTCATCGAGCTCCTCCACGTCGGTCGAATCACCCAAAAGACGGAGTGGTTCTGGCAAACCATCGGCACGCCGCAATGAGCAGAAGTATGACGATAAGGACGATAATAAGGCCGGCCATAAACCACGCAAGGAGCTGAACGAG AATTCATCCTCACCGGACGATCGCCATGGTTCGCGATCCTCGTCCCGTTCGTCCTCAACGGACGGTTCCGAGTCCAAGTCTCGATCCCGCAGCCCTTCACCTAAAGCAGCGCGAActaaaagcattaaaaatggCGCAGATGGGACGACAAAATCTGGTACTCCGAAAGCATCTTCTGCGAATAAGGATAGCAAAGATAGACAATCGAAATCTCCGCCTGATCATCAACGTCGTACAGGTTCTGCTACGCTCGCTGGTACTGGCAGTAGCAATAGCAAG ATTGCAGTAAAAGCCAACCAAAAGGATAGGAGAAAATACTCCCCACCGAGGCAAGATGCAAGCAAACGAGATCGTAGCACTTCCCGCGATCGTGATCGTAAATATCGGGATAAGGGGCGTGATCGCACGCGAGATCGCGAACGTGAGCAGCGCAATCGGGATCGTGAGCGCGATCGTGAACGCgaacgcgatcgcgatcgggaACGAGAACGAGAAAAGAATCGACAGAAGGATCGTGAGCGTAATCGCGATCGTGAACGGGACAGAGACCGGGAACGTGATAGATCTCGCGAGCGTAATCGTTATGATCGCGGCGACCGTGGCGCAGGACGGGATTCGCGTGGTGATTACCGAGATCAGCGTCGAGGAGGAAATTGGAG CAAATCTAATGATCGAGACAATAGTAGACGGGACACTCGCGGTTACGATCGAAAGGATGATCGAAGGGATAAGCGTAGTGGCCGGGATTACGAGAAGAAAGACCATCGTAAGAATCGCCGCTCAAATTCACGCGAATCACGAAACCGCAAACGATCGTCGAGAACGCGCGACTCACGTTCTCGTTCGCGTTCCCGATCGCGATCATGTAGCAAGTCATCACCATCGCGTGCCAGTCAACAACAAACACCGTCACAAGCTTCCCACGCCGGTGGTTTACTTCCGACACCAACCAGATTTACGCAAAGCACCATCTCTCCCACAAAACCACCTTCGCTGTTACCCACGCCGCCTGCCTCCCAGTCACTGCTGGGAGCGATTCCTTCTACTGCAGGCATACCGTCACTGATGAGCATCCCAACGATACCACCAATTGGTTCGCTAATTCCTCCGGCCGTTGCCGCCAAACTGAACCTCTCGAACGATTCGAAGCCCGGCCAGGTGGGTCTATCACCGCTGGCATCACCCGCTCAAGATCCAGCAGTTCAGGCTAACCTGCTACTGTCCCGTAGCGCACTGCTGCGTAACAATGCTAAAGCGGCCCAGCTGGAAAAGATGGGCATTGATGTGTTGCAGCAGAATCAGAAAGCAGTGGACAGTGTACCGCTTCCTTCGTACTACAATCCGGGCGTCGTTAATCCGGTCCGGTACGCCGATCAGGTGCAGAAGCGCAAATTGCTCTGGAGCCACAAAACTACCGAAAGTAAGGAAGTATCCTCCAACATTAGCAAATGGGAGCAGGCCAAGTTTGCGCAGGACACAGACGGACGGGTAGCGTCTAAATTTCTTCGGCTGATGGGCGTGAAGGATTCGGTACCAAAGGCTGGCGAAGAACAAGAATCACCAGTACCAGCTGGTGCTCCCACATCATCATCGCTATCGGCAAAGGTAAGCTCCAGTTCCGGAATGGCAGGGACCGGCGCTTCGAATGGTGGTAAATCGACGGGAGATAGTATTAAGAAGCAGGAAGAGCTCTTCTCAACGATGGAGCAACAGTACGAGGTAGCTCGACAGGTGACACATACAATGCGTGGCGTGGGTCTTGGCTTTAGCTCCCAGGCTCGTCAGTTCTAA
- the LOC128305379 gene encoding arginine/serine-rich coiled-coil protein 2-like isoform X2 — MDFLRNYEAADQEESEDMESNRTASPTGSSSSSTSVESPKRRSGSGKPSARRNEQKYDDKDDNKAGHKPRKELNENSSSPDDRHGSRSSSRSSSTDGSESKSRSRSPSPKAARTKSIKNGADGTTKSGTPKASSANKDSKDRQSKSPPDHQRRTGSATLAGTGSSNSKIAVKANQKDRRKYSPPRQDASKRDRSTSRDRDRKYRDKGRDRTRDREREQRNRDRERDRERERDRDREREREKNRQKDRERNRDRERDRDRERDRSRERNRYDRGDRGAGRDSRGDYRDQRRGGNWSKSNDRDNSRRDTRGYDRKDDRRDKRSGRDYEKKDHRKNRRSNSRESRNRKRSSRTRDSRSRSRSRSRSCSKSSPSRASQQQTPSQASHAGGLLPTPTRFTQSTISPTKPPSLLPTPPASQSLLGAIPSTAGIPSLMSIPTIPPIGSLIPPAVAAKLNLSNDSKPGQVGLSPLASPAQDPAVQANLLLSRSALLRNNAKAAQLEKMGIDVLQQNQKAVDSVPLPSYYNPGVVNPVRYADQVQKRKLLWSHKTTESKEVSSNISKWEQAKFAQDTDGRVASKFLRLMGVKDSVPKAGEEQESPVPAGAPTSSSLSAKVSSSSGMAGTGASNGGKSTGDSIKKQEELFSTMEQQYEVARQVTHTMRGVGLGFSSQARQF, encoded by the exons ATGGACTTTCTACGTAACTACGAAGCGGCGGATCAGGAAGAATCGGAGGATATGGAATCGAATCGG ACCGCGTCACCGACTGGTTCATCGAGCTCCTCCACGTCGGTCGAATCACCCAAAAGACGGAGTGGTTCTGGCAAACCATCGGCACGCCGCAATGAGCAGAAGTATGACGATAAGGACGATAATAAGGCCGGCCATAAACCACGCAAGGAGCTGAACGAG AATTCATCCTCACCGGACGATCGCCATGGTTCGCGATCCTCGTCCCGTTCGTCCTCAACGGACGGTTCCGAGTCCAAGTCTCGATCCCGCAGCCCTTCACCTAAAGCAGCGCGAActaaaagcattaaaaatggCGCAGATGGGACGACAAAATCTGGTACTCCGAAAGCATCTTCTGCGAATAAGGATAGCAAAGATAGACAATCGAAATCTCCGCCTGATCATCAACGTCGTACAGGTTCTGCTACGCTCGCTGGTACTGGCAGTAGCAATAGCAAG ATTGCAGTAAAAGCCAACCAAAAGGATAGGAGAAAATACTCCCCACCGAGGCAAGATGCAAGCAAACGAGATCGTAGCACTTCCCGCGATCGTGATCGTAAATATCGGGATAAGGGGCGTGATCGCACGCGAGATCGCGAACGTGAGCAGCGCAATCGGGATCGTGAGCGCGATCGTGAACGCgaacgcgatcgcgatcgggaACGAGAACGAGAAAAGAATCGACAGAAGGATCGTGAGCGTAATCGCGATCGTGAACGGGACAGAGACCGGGAACGTGATAGATCTCGCGAGCGTAATCGTTATGATCGCGGCGACCGTGGCGCAGGACGGGATTCGCGTGGTGATTACCGAGATCAGCGTCGAGGAGGAAATTGGAG CAAATCTAATGATCGAGACAATAGTAGACGGGACACTCGCGGTTACGATCGAAAGGATGATCGAAGGGATAAGCGTAGTGGCCGGGATTACGAGAAGAAAGACCATCGTAAGAATCGCCGCTCAAATTCACGCGAATCACGAAACCGCAAACGATCGTCGAGAACGCGCGACTCACGTTCTCGTTCGCGTTCCCGATCGCGATCATGTAGCAAGTCATCACCATCGCGTGCCAGTCAACAACAAACACCGTCACAAGCTTCCCACGCCGGTGGTTTACTTCCGACACCAACCAGATTTACGCAAAGCACCATCTCTCCCACAAAACCACCTTCGCTGTTACCCACGCCGCCTGCCTCCCAGTCACTGCTGGGAGCGATTCCTTCTACTGCAGGCATACCGTCACTGATGAGCATCCCAACGATACCACCAATTGGTTCGCTAATTCCTCCGGCCGTTGCCGCCAAACTGAACCTCTCGAACGATTCGAAGCCCGGCCAGGTGGGTCTATCACCGCTGGCATCACCCGCTCAAGATCCAGCAGTTCAGGCTAACCTGCTACTGTCCCGTAGCGCACTGCTGCGTAACAATGCTAAAGCGGCCCAGCTGGAAAAGATGGGCATTGATGTGTTGCAGCAGAATCAGAAAGCAGTGGACAGTGTACCGCTTCCTTCGTACTACAATCCGGGCGTCGTTAATCCGGTCCGGTACGCCGATCAGGTGCAGAAGCGCAAATTGCTCTGGAGCCACAAAACTACCGAAAGTAAGGAAGTATCCTCCAACATTAGCAAATGGGAGCAGGCCAAGTTTGCGCAGGACACAGACGGACGGGTAGCGTCTAAATTTCTTCGGCTGATGGGCGTGAAGGATTCGGTACCAAAGGCTGGCGAAGAACAAGAATCACCAGTACCAGCTGGTGCTCCCACATCATCATCGCTATCGGCAAAGGTAAGCTCCAGTTCCGGAATGGCAGGGACCGGCGCTTCGAATGGTGGTAAATCGACGGGAGATAGTATTAAGAAGCAGGAAGAGCTCTTCTCAACGATGGAGCAACAGTACGAGGTAGCTCGACAGGTGACACATACAATGCGTGGCGTGGGTCTTGGCTTTAGCTCCCAGGCTCGTCAGTTCTAA
- the LOC128305379 gene encoding arginine/serine-rich coiled-coil protein 2-like isoform X3: MAPFNASLNSSSPDDRHGSRSSSRSSSTDGSESKSRSRSPSPKAARTKSIKNGADGTTKSGTPKASSANKDSKDRQSKSPPDHQRRTGSATLAGTGSSNSKIAVKANQKDRRKYSPPRQDASKRDRSTSRDRDRKYRDKGRDRTRDREREQRNRDRERDRERERDRDREREREKNRQKDRERNRDRERDRDRERDRSRERNRYDRGDRGAGRDSRGDYRDQRRGGNWSKSNDRDNSRRDTRGYDRKDDRRDKRSGRDYEKKDHRKNRRSNSRESRNRKRSSRTRDSRSRSRSRSRSCSKSSPSRASQQQTPSQASHAGGLLPTPTRFTQSTISPTKPPSLLPTPPASQSLLGAIPSTAGIPSLMSIPTIPPIGSLIPPAVAAKLNLSNDSKPGQVGLSPLASPAQDPAVQANLLLSRSALLRNNAKAAQLEKMGIDVLQQNQKAVDSVPLPSYYNPGVVNPVRYADQVQKRKLLWSHKTTESKEVSSNISKWEQAKFAQDTDGRVASKFLRLMGVKDSVPKAGEEQESPVPAGAPTSSSLSAKVSSSSGMAGTGASNGGKSTGDSIKKQEELFSTMEQQYEVARQVTHTMRGVGLGFSSQARQF; the protein is encoded by the exons ATGGCTCCATTCAATGCGTCACTG AATTCATCCTCACCGGACGATCGCCATGGTTCGCGATCCTCGTCCCGTTCGTCCTCAACGGACGGTTCCGAGTCCAAGTCTCGATCCCGCAGCCCTTCACCTAAAGCAGCGCGAActaaaagcattaaaaatggCGCAGATGGGACGACAAAATCTGGTACTCCGAAAGCATCTTCTGCGAATAAGGATAGCAAAGATAGACAATCGAAATCTCCGCCTGATCATCAACGTCGTACAGGTTCTGCTACGCTCGCTGGTACTGGCAGTAGCAATAGCAAG ATTGCAGTAAAAGCCAACCAAAAGGATAGGAGAAAATACTCCCCACCGAGGCAAGATGCAAGCAAACGAGATCGTAGCACTTCCCGCGATCGTGATCGTAAATATCGGGATAAGGGGCGTGATCGCACGCGAGATCGCGAACGTGAGCAGCGCAATCGGGATCGTGAGCGCGATCGTGAACGCgaacgcgatcgcgatcgggaACGAGAACGAGAAAAGAATCGACAGAAGGATCGTGAGCGTAATCGCGATCGTGAACGGGACAGAGACCGGGAACGTGATAGATCTCGCGAGCGTAATCGTTATGATCGCGGCGACCGTGGCGCAGGACGGGATTCGCGTGGTGATTACCGAGATCAGCGTCGAGGAGGAAATTGGAG CAAATCTAATGATCGAGACAATAGTAGACGGGACACTCGCGGTTACGATCGAAAGGATGATCGAAGGGATAAGCGTAGTGGCCGGGATTACGAGAAGAAAGACCATCGTAAGAATCGCCGCTCAAATTCACGCGAATCACGAAACCGCAAACGATCGTCGAGAACGCGCGACTCACGTTCTCGTTCGCGTTCCCGATCGCGATCATGTAGCAAGTCATCACCATCGCGTGCCAGTCAACAACAAACACCGTCACAAGCTTCCCACGCCGGTGGTTTACTTCCGACACCAACCAGATTTACGCAAAGCACCATCTCTCCCACAAAACCACCTTCGCTGTTACCCACGCCGCCTGCCTCCCAGTCACTGCTGGGAGCGATTCCTTCTACTGCAGGCATACCGTCACTGATGAGCATCCCAACGATACCACCAATTGGTTCGCTAATTCCTCCGGCCGTTGCCGCCAAACTGAACCTCTCGAACGATTCGAAGCCCGGCCAGGTGGGTCTATCACCGCTGGCATCACCCGCTCAAGATCCAGCAGTTCAGGCTAACCTGCTACTGTCCCGTAGCGCACTGCTGCGTAACAATGCTAAAGCGGCCCAGCTGGAAAAGATGGGCATTGATGTGTTGCAGCAGAATCAGAAAGCAGTGGACAGTGTACCGCTTCCTTCGTACTACAATCCGGGCGTCGTTAATCCGGTCCGGTACGCCGATCAGGTGCAGAAGCGCAAATTGCTCTGGAGCCACAAAACTACCGAAAGTAAGGAAGTATCCTCCAACATTAGCAAATGGGAGCAGGCCAAGTTTGCGCAGGACACAGACGGACGGGTAGCGTCTAAATTTCTTCGGCTGATGGGCGTGAAGGATTCGGTACCAAAGGCTGGCGAAGAACAAGAATCACCAGTACCAGCTGGTGCTCCCACATCATCATCGCTATCGGCAAAGGTAAGCTCCAGTTCCGGAATGGCAGGGACCGGCGCTTCGAATGGTGGTAAATCGACGGGAGATAGTATTAAGAAGCAGGAAGAGCTCTTCTCAACGATGGAGCAACAGTACGAGGTAGCTCGACAGGTGACACATACAATGCGTGGCGTGGGTCTTGGCTTTAGCTCCCAGGCTCGTCAGTTCTAA
- the LOC128296833 gene encoding COMM domain-containing protein 4 translates to MKFRFCGDGDCPDWVLGEIHSNLALLTTNQLNDLGEHTAKSILGTEIPENEISKIYSITKGSMDAPKGGIACLRFLLTSASRYNMNSDDFSTELQQLGLPKQHTVIICRLFDGYVLKIRAVLREKSLSINQLDTFSCSIPKNTIDCIQLKIGIQNEIVDGLPKKTSHTVNLNRNDALLLLNELKAVRDTMESYNFDKKYSEEK, encoded by the exons ATG AAATTTCGCTTCTGTGGCGATGGAGACTGTCCCGACTGGGTGCTGGGTGAGATCCACTCCAACCTGGCCCTGCTCACCACGAACCAGCTGAACGATCTCGGAGAACATACGGCAAAGTCAATCCTTGGAACGGAAATACCG GAGAACGAAATCAGCAAAATCTATTCCATCACCAAGGGTTCCATGGATGCACCGAAGGGTGGTATCGCCTGTCTAAGATTTCTGCTAACCAGTGCATCCCGGTACAACATGAATAGTGACGACTTCAGCACGGAACTGCAGCAGCTGGGACTGCCGAAGCAACACACGGTCATCATCTGCCGGTTGTTTGACGGCTACGTTCTGAAGATACGAGCCGTGCTGCGGGAGAAAAGTTTAAGCATCAATCAGCTGGACACATTTAGCTGCAGCATTCCGAAGAATACGATCGACTGCATTCAGCTGAAGATTGGCATACAGAATGAGATCGTCGACGGGTTGCCAAAGAAAACGTCCCATACGGTCAATCTGAATCGCAATGATGCGCTGCTGTTACTAAACGAGCTGAAAGCGGTCCGCGATACGATGGAGAGCtacaattttgataaaaaatattcggaagaaaaataa
- the LOC128296832 gene encoding leucokinins-like: MAMFCLALVTVAFVLAGAPQPCRCDRTQPDGSDLALRATLSSDNALGGNVWSRIRERVLSGDDGNNLISSGKYPHAVPPSTELMFLESLINRYRKYMVERVVRFDDACSLLFGGEGDREDDDADEIGEPPQVAVESRAEISHSRDRPTALVDGSIGSSFKGNGVVGSFRPEINASNQLQRDGLTMQLTRSTHNGLCSRNVKQYYQCLLERFNDQQLIGMVRDYLESYCSRQGPFDRSLAALQKRDTPRYVSKQKFHSWGGKRNTAQVFYPWGGKRTIPRAHKQPKVVIRNPFHSWGGKRSGLTDEDSSST; this comes from the exons ATGGCCATGTTTTGTCTAGCTTTGGTCACGGTTGCGTTTGTGCTAGCCGGGGCACCACAACCGTGTCGCTGTGATCGTACACAACCCGATGGCAGCGATTTAGCGCTCCGAGCTACGCTATCGAGTGATAACGCGTTGGGTGGTAACGTTTGGAGCAGAATCCGCGAGCGGGTGCTTAGCGGTGATGATGGGAACAATTTGATTTCGTCTGGCAAGTACCCACACGCCGTACCGCCATCTACCGAGCTGATGTTTCTCGAATCGTTGATCAATCGCTACCGGAAGTACATGGTGGAACGAGTTGTACGGTTTGATGACGCGTGTTCGTTGCTGTTTGGCGGCGAGGGCGACCGGGAGGACGATGATGCGGACGAGATTGGAGAACCGCCACAGGTCGCGGTCGAATCGCGCGCTGAAATATCGCACAGCAGAGATCGCCCCACTGCGCTGGTGGACGGTAGCATCGGAAGTTCCTTCAAGGGTAATGGGGTGGTGGGGTCGTTTCGACCGGAAATCAACG CATCGAACCAACTGCAACGAGATGGTCTGACGATGCAACTTACACGATCGACCCATAATGGTTTATGTTCGCGAAACGTGAAACAGTACTACCAGTGTCTTCTGGAGCGCTTCAACGATCAGCAACTGATCGGGATGGTGCGGGACTATCTGGAATCGTACTGCTCCCGGCAGGGTCCGTTCGACCGCAGTTTGGCAGCGCTTCAGAAACGTGACACACCGCGCTACGTGTCGAAGCAAAAGTTCCACTCGTGGGGCGGCAAACGGAACACGGCACAGGTGTTTTATCCGTGGGGTGGTAAACGCACCATACCGCGCGCCCACAAACAACCGAAGGTGGTCATCCGGAATCCGTTCCACTCGTGGGGTGGCAAACGAAGCGGATTGACGGACGAAGATTCGTCCTCCACCTGA